The proteins below are encoded in one region of Effusibacillus dendaii:
- the tkt gene encoding transketolase produces the protein MSLQNNLDQVAVNTIRTLSIDGVEKANSGHPGMPMGAAPMAYVLWSRFLRHNPVNPKWFDRDRFVLSAGHGSMLLYSLLHLFGYEVTIDDLKNFRQWGSRTPGHPEYGHTPGVEATTGPLGQGISMAVGMALAERHLAALFNRPGFEMIDHYTYTICGDGDLMEGISAEACSLAGHLKLGRLIVLYDSNDISLDGETHFSFTEDVAKRYEAYGWQVLRVENGNDLEEIAQALEKAKQEQERPTLIEVRTTIGFGSPNRAGTSSVHGSPLGAEESKLVKEAYNWPYEPFHVPDEVRQLFAGFQEQGKQQEAAWNDKFKRYQQEFPELAKDFLDAIENRLPVGWDSSLPKFNPEDGKIATRDASGKALNAIAKAVPFFLGGSADLASSNKTALKDMGNLSANSYGGRNIWFGVREHAMGAILNGMMLHGGVKVFGGTFFVFSDYLRPAMRLSALMKQPVIYVLTHDSIAVGEDGPTHQPIEHLAALRVIPGMTVIRPADANETVAAYRYAVADSEGPVSVVLSRQGLPVLPGTDCLAAEKLAKGAYVLADVENPQVILIASGSEVSLAMQAQQELNQKGIATRVVSMPSWELFDKQPQSYKDEVLPPNVKKRVAIEMGHPMGWEKYVGEQGTVIGITGFGASAPGEKVMDEYGFTVQNVVSKVGQLL, from the coding sequence ATGAGTTTGCAAAATAATTTGGATCAAGTAGCTGTTAACACGATACGAACCCTTTCTATTGATGGAGTGGAAAAGGCCAATTCCGGCCATCCTGGCATGCCGATGGGGGCCGCGCCAATGGCATATGTATTGTGGAGTCGCTTTTTGAGGCACAATCCGGTTAATCCAAAATGGTTCGACCGAGATCGCTTTGTTCTCTCAGCCGGACATGGTTCCATGCTGTTATATAGTTTGTTGCATCTGTTTGGATATGAAGTTACTATCGACGACCTGAAAAATTTCCGGCAATGGGGTAGCCGTACACCCGGTCACCCTGAATATGGTCATACGCCCGGTGTGGAAGCTACGACAGGTCCGCTCGGACAAGGGATCAGCATGGCGGTCGGAATGGCGCTGGCAGAAAGGCACCTTGCGGCGTTGTTTAATCGTCCCGGATTTGAGATGATCGATCATTATACCTACACGATTTGCGGGGATGGGGATCTGATGGAAGGGATTTCCGCAGAAGCCTGTTCATTAGCTGGCCATCTGAAGTTAGGACGCTTGATTGTTCTGTACGATTCAAACGATATATCACTGGACGGGGAAACCCATTTTTCATTTACAGAAGATGTGGCGAAACGATATGAAGCATATGGCTGGCAAGTATTGCGTGTGGAAAATGGGAATGATCTGGAAGAAATTGCACAGGCTTTGGAAAAAGCGAAACAGGAGCAAGAGCGTCCAACCTTGATTGAAGTCCGCACCACGATTGGATTTGGCAGTCCGAATCGGGCGGGAACATCTTCTGTGCACGGATCTCCGCTCGGTGCGGAAGAATCGAAATTGGTAAAAGAGGCTTATAACTGGCCGTATGAACCATTCCATGTTCCGGACGAAGTCCGGCAGCTGTTTGCTGGCTTCCAGGAACAAGGGAAGCAACAAGAGGCTGCATGGAATGACAAATTCAAACGTTACCAGCAGGAGTTTCCGGAGCTGGCAAAGGATTTTCTAGACGCCATTGAAAATCGGCTGCCTGTCGGTTGGGATTCTTCTCTGCCTAAATTCAATCCGGAAGACGGCAAAATCGCAACACGGGATGCCTCCGGAAAAGCGCTGAATGCGATTGCAAAAGCGGTTCCCTTTTTCCTGGGAGGTTCGGCCGATTTGGCTTCTTCCAATAAAACCGCTTTGAAAGATATGGGGAATTTGAGTGCCAATAGTTACGGTGGCCGCAACATCTGGTTTGGTGTTCGGGAACACGCCATGGGAGCGATTCTGAACGGAATGATGCTGCATGGCGGAGTGAAAGTATTTGGCGGAACGTTCTTTGTGTTCTCCGATTATTTGCGCCCTGCCATGCGTCTGTCCGCGTTGATGAAACAGCCGGTCATTTATGTTTTGACGCATGACAGCATTGCCGTAGGGGAAGACGGTCCCACTCACCAACCGATTGAACATCTGGCGGCGCTGCGCGTGATACCGGGAATGACGGTGATTCGTCCAGCCGACGCAAATGAAACGGTGGCCGCCTACCGATATGCCGTGGCGGATAGCGAAGGACCGGTATCTGTTGTGCTGTCGCGCCAAGGTCTTCCTGTACTGCCGGGAACTGACTGCTTGGCAGCTGAAAAATTGGCGAAAGGCGCTTATGTGCTGGCTGATGTGGAGAATCCGCAGGTTATTTTGATAGCGAGCGGTTCGGAAGTCAGCTTGGCGATGCAAGCACAGCAGGAACTGAATCAAAAAGGAATTGCGACACGGGTCGTAAGCATGCCAAGCTGGGAGTTATTCGATAAACAGCCCCAATCTTACAAAGATGAAGTTCTGCCGCCGAATGTAAAGAAACGAGTGGCGATTGAAATGGGGCATCCGATGGGCTGGGAAAAATATGTGGGAGAACAAGGCACGGTGATCGGTATCACAGGTTTTGGGGCATCCGCACCAGGCGAAAAGGTAATGGACGAATATGGATTCACGGTGCAAAATGTCGTATCTAAGGTAGGGCAACTGCTGTAA
- a CDS encoding cupredoxin domain-containing protein — protein MNKMATLLGIAVVSVGVLAGCGGQQQSASNNTSTSNNASTPAASSSQTSNASGKTSDNAATNAAEVKIVASNYKFDVPATEIKSGQPVKLVFSTKEGVHGFAIKDTNIKVDAVTAGNDKTVTWTPDKPGEYELYCSTMCGTGHADMHTKLVVK, from the coding sequence ATGAATAAAATGGCAACATTACTTGGAATTGCCGTTGTATCTGTTGGCGTACTTGCTGGATGTGGGGGGCAGCAGCAATCAGCATCCAATAATACGTCCACATCTAACAATGCGTCCACACCTGCAGCGAGCTCCAGTCAAACTTCGAATGCTTCTGGCAAAACGTCTGACAACGCGGCAACAAACGCGGCGGAAGTTAAAATCGTAGCATCCAACTATAAATTCGATGTTCCTGCAACCGAAATTAAATCTGGCCAGCCTGTGAAACTGGTATTCTCAACCAAAGAGGGCGTGCACGGGTTTGCAATCAAAGATACGAACATTAAAGTGGATGCGGTAACGGCGGGCAATGACAAAACGGTTACCTGGACTCCGGATAAACCGGGTGAATATGAACTGTACTGCTCGACCATGTGCGGAACAGGTCATGCTGACATGCACACCAAACTGGTTGTAAAATAG
- the argC gene encoding N-acetyl-gamma-glutamyl-phosphate reductase, translated as MIRTAIIGASGYTGIELLRLLHRHPQAEVTMVTGDSTAGKQITEVYPHLQEIYQQTVEAVDPQRIAEQADIAFLAMPSGHATEIVPALLTNGIRVIDLGGDLRLPADLYRTWYGKNPVPADVQQQAVYGLSEWFCDEIQNARLIANPGCYPTATLLALLPLVKAGAIEPDSIIVDAKSGVSGAGRGVALGSLFSEVNENFKAYKVNQHQHTPEIEQQLARVAGEQITVTFTPHLVPMTRGILATCYGKVKEGWTQRRLMDLYTDVYAGKSFVRIRPFGNYPQTKEVTGSNFCDIGLSLDERTGRLTVLSAIDNLVKGASGQAVQNLNIMTGMPETEGLLSVPMYP; from the coding sequence ATGATTCGGACCGCGATTATCGGAGCGTCAGGATATACGGGGATTGAATTGCTCAGGTTGCTGCATCGCCATCCGCAGGCAGAGGTGACAATGGTAACAGGGGATTCAACGGCAGGAAAACAGATCACCGAAGTGTACCCGCATCTGCAGGAGATCTATCAGCAGACGGTGGAGGCGGTAGACCCGCAGCGAATAGCGGAACAAGCGGACATTGCGTTTCTTGCGATGCCAAGCGGTCACGCGACAGAGATTGTGCCTGCGCTGTTAACAAACGGCATTCGCGTCATCGATTTAGGCGGCGATTTGCGGCTGCCTGCCGATCTCTACCGGACCTGGTACGGGAAAAATCCGGTTCCGGCAGATGTGCAGCAACAAGCGGTGTATGGTCTTTCCGAATGGTTCTGCGATGAAATCCAAAATGCCCGTTTGATTGCAAACCCCGGTTGCTATCCGACAGCTACGCTGCTGGCTTTACTGCCTCTGGTGAAAGCGGGAGCGATTGAACCGGATTCGATTATAGTGGATGCGAAATCTGGCGTATCGGGCGCTGGACGAGGCGTTGCACTCGGGTCGCTTTTTTCCGAAGTGAATGAGAATTTTAAAGCATACAAAGTGAATCAGCACCAACACACTCCGGAAATTGAACAGCAGTTGGCGCGGGTGGCGGGCGAACAGATAACGGTTACGTTTACGCCCCATTTGGTTCCGATGACCAGAGGGATTTTGGCGACTTGTTACGGCAAAGTCAAGGAAGGCTGGACACAACGCCGCTTGATGGACTTGTATACAGACGTTTATGCAGGAAAGTCTTTTGTACGGATCCGACCGTTCGGAAATTATCCGCAGACAAAAGAAGTGACCGGCAGCAATTTCTGTGATATCGGGCTGTCGCTTGACGAACGGACGGGGCGCCTGACGGTCTTGTCGGCGATCGACAATCTGGTGAAGGGTGCTTCCGGTCAAGCGGTGCAAAATCTTAACATCATGACGGGGATGCCGGAGACGGAAGGTTTGTTGTCTGTACCGATGTATCCGTAG
- the argJ gene encoding bifunctional glutamate N-acetyltransferase/amino-acid acetyltransferase ArgJ, with protein MGSPFSILANGGVTSAKGYKAAGVAAGIKNGKKEKRDVALLVSDVPAAAAGVYTTNAVQAAPLLVTKETVSQNGLLQAVIVNAGNANACTGEQGMKDARRMQELTAEALQIKAEHVAVASTGVIGVLMPMDRVSAGIAEAGKMVSLEGGSDFSEAILTTDLVKKEIAVQLEIDGQAVTIGGAAKGSGMIHPNMATMLGFITTDAKIGQTDLQELLRQVTTRTFNRITVDGDTSTNDMVIVLANGKAKNQTLSPSHPAWSQFVEAFEHVALYLAKSIARDGEGATRLVVAEVTGARSESDAEMAAKTIVGSSLVKTAVFGADANWGRLMMAVGKSGAFVDPNQVEIWIGSVKVAENGMGLDFDEEAATKELQQDPVVFRINLNVGQGKATAYGCDLTYEYVKINGSYRT; from the coding sequence ATGGGCAGTCCATTTTCAATTCTTGCAAATGGCGGGGTCACGTCCGCTAAAGGATATAAGGCAGCCGGTGTAGCGGCAGGCATTAAGAACGGAAAAAAAGAAAAACGAGATGTGGCGCTGCTCGTGTCGGACGTACCGGCTGCTGCTGCCGGGGTCTATACCACCAACGCGGTTCAGGCGGCTCCTCTGCTTGTTACAAAAGAAACAGTCTCGCAAAATGGGCTCCTGCAGGCAGTCATTGTCAATGCCGGCAATGCAAACGCCTGTACAGGCGAGCAGGGTATGAAGGACGCCCGCCGGATGCAGGAATTAACGGCAGAAGCGTTGCAGATCAAAGCGGAACATGTAGCCGTTGCATCGACAGGTGTAATTGGTGTTTTAATGCCGATGGACCGGGTATCCGCCGGTATTGCGGAAGCAGGCAAAATGGTCAGCCTGGAAGGCGGCTCTGATTTTTCGGAAGCGATTTTGACGACCGACCTGGTGAAGAAGGAAATCGCTGTCCAGTTGGAAATTGACGGACAGGCGGTAACCATTGGCGGTGCTGCGAAAGGGTCTGGCATGATCCACCCGAACATGGCCACGATGCTTGGATTTATTACAACAGACGCGAAAATCGGGCAAACCGACTTGCAAGAACTGTTGCGGCAGGTTACAACTCGAACATTTAACCGGATCACAGTCGATGGGGATACCAGCACGAACGACATGGTGATTGTGCTTGCCAACGGGAAAGCGAAAAACCAGACATTGTCCCCTTCTCATCCGGCGTGGAGCCAATTTGTCGAGGCGTTTGAACATGTAGCGCTTTATCTGGCGAAATCGATTGCCCGTGATGGGGAAGGCGCGACTCGGCTGGTTGTCGCCGAAGTGACGGGCGCCCGCTCGGAATCCGATGCGGAAATGGCGGCCAAAACGATTGTCGGGTCGAGTCTCGTCAAAACGGCTGTATTCGGTGCAGATGCCAATTGGGGACGATTAATGATGGCGGTTGGAAAATCGGGTGCTTTCGTAGACCCCAACCAGGTAGAGATATGGATTGGATCTGTAAAAGTGGCGGAAAACGGGATGGGACTGGATTTTGACGAAGAAGCAGCCACGAAAGAACTGCAGCAAGATCCGGTTGTTTTTCGAATCAATCTGAATGTCGGTCAAGGTAAGGCAACTGCCTACGGATGCGATCTGACTTATGAATATGTGAAGATTAATGGCAGTTACAGAACCTGA
- the argB gene encoding acetylglutamate kinase: MQEWAEKASVLIEALPYIQRFAGKTMVIKYGGSAMGGPFEQVILDIIWLKQAGIRPVVVHGGGKEISSFLQRLQVESRFVDGLRVTDGETMNAVEMVLGGSINKRIAATFYKNGAAAVGLTGVDGGLLKVRQKRQDLGQVGEVVSVNHDFLDQLLNAGVVPVIAPIGVDENGVRYNVNADSAAGAIAGALHAEKLVLLTDVPGIMRDTANGKQILNQVTPKQIQQLIEEGQITGGMVPKVEACLQALQAGAKHVHILNGEEPHALLLEVFTDKGIGTMVIGGNPNE, encoded by the coding sequence ATGCAGGAATGGGCGGAAAAGGCGTCGGTGCTGATTGAGGCGTTGCCCTACATACAGCGGTTTGCCGGCAAAACGATGGTTATCAAATACGGCGGTTCTGCCATGGGGGGACCGTTTGAACAGGTGATTCTGGACATCATCTGGTTGAAACAGGCGGGAATTCGTCCCGTTGTCGTGCATGGCGGCGGAAAAGAGATTTCCAGCTTTCTGCAAAGACTGCAGGTGGAATCGCGGTTTGTTGACGGCTTGCGGGTGACAGACGGGGAAACGATGAATGCGGTCGAAATGGTGCTGGGCGGCAGTATCAACAAACGGATTGCGGCTACGTTTTACAAAAATGGGGCGGCAGCCGTAGGCTTGACCGGTGTAGACGGCGGGTTGCTGAAAGTCAGACAGAAACGGCAGGATTTAGGGCAGGTAGGGGAAGTGGTCAGCGTCAATCATGATTTTCTCGACCAGCTTCTGAATGCGGGCGTAGTGCCTGTTATTGCTCCCATTGGAGTCGACGAAAACGGTGTTCGCTACAACGTAAATGCCGATTCGGCGGCAGGTGCCATTGCAGGCGCGCTGCATGCCGAGAAATTGGTGTTGTTGACAGATGTGCCAGGGATTATGAGGGATACGGCGAATGGAAAACAGATTCTCAACCAGGTGACGCCGAAACAGATTCAACAATTGATTGAGGAAGGACAAATCACAGGCGGTATGGTGCCGAAAGTGGAGGCCTGTTTGCAGGCGCTGCAAGCGGGGGCCAAGCATGTGCATATTTTGAATGGTGAAGAGCCGCATGCGCTGCTGCTTGAAGTGTTTACGGATAAAGGAATTGGAACTATGGTGATCGGGGGAAATCCGAATGAGTGA
- a CDS encoding aspartate aminotransferase family protein, protein MSENHVMQTYGRWPIEAARGEGVWLYDTGGKKYLDFTAGIAVTALGHAHPVVAKAISEQATQLLHCSNLFHIPSQIELANKLVELSCCDKVFFSNSGAEAIEGAIKMARRYASQTYGREKYEIITFEHSFHGRTMGALSATCQPKYQEGFGPLVPGFLYAKSGDLDSVQSLISHKTCAVLLEPVQGEGGVRPFTAEFLQAVRELCDRHRALLIFDEVQTGVGRTGTFFAYEQFGVEPDIVALAKGLANGVPIGAVLAKQKIADVMVPGTHASTFGGNPLATTAALATVGTLLEQHIMQHVQEMGHYLMEKLQTLVTKYPMAKEVRGLGLLVGLELDRPAADIVKACLEKGLLLTVAGGSALRFTPALIVEKEHIDQAVSILESVLAESTASV, encoded by the coding sequence ATGAGTGAGAATCATGTGATGCAGACGTACGGCCGCTGGCCGATTGAGGCGGCACGGGGGGAAGGCGTTTGGCTGTATGATACGGGGGGGAAGAAATACCTCGATTTTACAGCCGGGATTGCGGTTACCGCATTGGGACACGCACATCCGGTTGTGGCAAAGGCGATTTCCGAACAGGCGACCCAACTGTTGCATTGTTCCAATCTGTTTCATATTCCCAGCCAGATCGAACTTGCCAACAAATTGGTAGAGTTATCCTGCTGTGACAAAGTGTTTTTTTCCAATTCGGGGGCAGAAGCGATCGAAGGTGCGATCAAAATGGCCCGCCGTTACGCGAGTCAGACATATGGCCGGGAAAAATACGAAATCATCACATTTGAACATTCCTTCCACGGACGGACGATGGGGGCGTTATCGGCTACCTGTCAACCGAAGTACCAGGAAGGATTCGGGCCGCTGGTACCCGGTTTTTTGTATGCCAAATCGGGTGATTTGGATTCGGTGCAATCGCTGATCTCGCACAAAACGTGTGCCGTTTTGCTGGAACCGGTACAAGGAGAAGGTGGAGTACGGCCTTTTACAGCAGAATTTTTGCAGGCGGTAAGGGAACTTTGTGACCGGCACAGAGCACTGTTGATTTTTGATGAAGTGCAGACGGGCGTGGGAAGAACCGGCACATTTTTTGCTTATGAACAATTCGGAGTGGAGCCGGATATCGTCGCTTTGGCGAAAGGATTGGCGAATGGAGTGCCGATCGGGGCGGTGCTGGCCAAACAGAAGATTGCGGATGTGATGGTGCCTGGCACACATGCCAGCACATTCGGCGGCAATCCGCTGGCCACAACGGCTGCGCTTGCAACCGTCGGAACCTTGCTGGAACAGCATATTATGCAACATGTCCAGGAAATGGGCCATTATCTGATGGAGAAATTGCAGACGCTCGTGACAAAATATCCGATGGCAAAAGAAGTTCGCGGACTGGGCCTGTTGGTCGGATTGGAACTGGACCGTCCGGCTGCCGACATTGTAAAAGCTTGTCTGGAAAAAGGGCTGTTGTTGACGGTGGCTGGCGGCAGTGCGCTGCGGTTTACGCCTGCCTTAATCGTAGAAAAGGAACATATCGATCAGGCGGTATCCATACTGGAATCGGTATTGGCGGAGTCGACCGCATCGGTATAA
- a CDS encoding thiamine pyrophosphate-binding protein codes for MDINSTDPTLQNSGAGVESAQPTSNKLKTPWNNRTVAELILDQLKLWGVKRIYGVVGDAILGLLDAIAKQDEIRFIAVKHESAAAMMASAEAKLTGALAVCAATMGPGLGNLLNGLGDAYLDKAPVLVITGQAPTDKIGTEYKQYINQQELIRPLAAYSTQLVSPFAVVEVLVKAMQTSLTQGAVSHLSIPKDMFTMLIPSKLRPKATVIKGAAAFQKEDLQQALQIMESAKQPMILAGIGAKQAASQLEKLARQWGAGILLSLGAKGILPESSDYLLGGIGQGGNPYAADVFKQADVVLLVGDTWWPEGYVPTDARIIQIDNDPVNIAKGIPVEVGIVAQSQTVVPLLAESLSSYKENDDWISRWKSVKQRWQKENEQEGKQSGSPIHPARVVRAVEMAVQPDAIIALDTGNHTVWINRNFRAQKQEFLFSGEWRTMGFGLPAAIAAKLVYPERQVVCIVGDGGIEMVLAELLTTVRYKLPIIVIVLNNHSLQMERDKMQAGGFQDTGSTELTNPDFVKLAEACGWQGIRVDRDNQLDTALQQALSRNKPTLVDITTSAVMHPETKA; via the coding sequence ATGGACATAAATTCAACCGACCCAACACTGCAAAACAGCGGTGCTGGAGTTGAGTCCGCGCAGCCGACATCAAACAAACTGAAAACGCCATGGAACAACCGAACGGTTGCCGAGTTGATTCTGGATCAGTTAAAGCTGTGGGGAGTAAAGCGAATATACGGTGTTGTGGGTGACGCGATTTTAGGACTGCTGGATGCGATCGCCAAGCAGGACGAGATTCGTTTTATTGCTGTGAAACATGAGTCGGCGGCAGCCATGATGGCGTCTGCGGAGGCCAAGTTGACAGGTGCGCTGGCCGTTTGTGCGGCTACTATGGGGCCGGGGTTGGGCAATCTGTTGAACGGATTGGGTGACGCCTATCTGGATAAAGCGCCTGTTCTGGTGATTACCGGGCAAGCGCCGACTGATAAGATTGGCACCGAATACAAACAGTATATTAACCAGCAGGAACTGATCAGACCGCTTGCGGCTTACAGCACACAGCTCGTAAGCCCTTTCGCGGTTGTTGAAGTCCTGGTCAAAGCGATGCAAACCTCTCTTACACAGGGGGCAGTCAGCCATCTCTCCATCCCCAAAGACATGTTTACGATGTTGATTCCTTCAAAGCTGCGCCCGAAAGCCACGGTCATAAAGGGAGCGGCGGCATTCCAAAAGGAGGATCTGCAACAAGCGCTGCAAATCATGGAATCTGCCAAACAACCGATGATTTTGGCAGGAATCGGAGCGAAACAGGCCGCTTCCCAGCTTGAAAAATTGGCCCGGCAGTGGGGGGCCGGCATATTGCTAAGCCTCGGGGCCAAAGGCATTCTGCCGGAGAGTTCCGACTATCTGTTGGGCGGCATTGGTCAGGGCGGCAATCCATATGCGGCAGATGTTTTCAAACAGGCAGATGTTGTGCTGCTTGTTGGGGATACATGGTGGCCGGAAGGGTATGTGCCTACAGATGCGCGGATTATCCAGATCGACAATGATCCAGTCAATATCGCCAAGGGAATCCCTGTAGAAGTGGGCATTGTGGCTCAGTCACAAACGGTGGTTCCGTTGTTGGCAGAAAGTTTATCCAGTTACAAGGAAAATGACGATTGGATTTCCAGGTGGAAATCGGTCAAGCAGAGGTGGCAGAAGGAAAACGAGCAGGAAGGAAAGCAGTCTGGCTCTCCTATCCACCCGGCACGGGTTGTCCGCGCAGTTGAAATGGCCGTACAGCCGGATGCGATCATTGCGCTGGATACAGGGAACCATACCGTTTGGATCAATCGAAATTTCCGCGCCCAGAAGCAAGAGTTTCTGTTTTCCGGTGAATGGCGTACGATGGGCTTTGGACTGCCTGCTGCCATAGCAGCAAAACTGGTCTATCCGGAAAGACAAGTGGTGTGTATCGTCGGTGACGGCGGCATTGAAATGGTGTTAGCCGAGTTGTTGACAACTGTCCGCTACAAGCTGCCAATCATCGTAATTGTGTTGAACAACCATTCGCTGCAAATGGAAAGGGACAAAATGCAGGCTGGTGGATTTCAAGATACGGGCAGCACGGAATTGACCAACCCCGATTTTGTAAAATTGGCGGAAGCGTGTGGCTGGCAAGGAATTCGTGTCGATCGGGATAATCAACTGGACACAGCTTTACAACAAGCGCTCTCCCGCAATAAACCGACCCTTGTGGATATAACAACCTCTGCCGTAATGCACCCGGAAACGAAAGCATAA
- a CDS encoding N-acetyltransferase translates to MQFRKAVMADTEAIYELIQSHADQGLLLPRPRISLYENLQSLTVVEEEGRIVGVGGLHILWQDLSEIRSLAIAHDKKGMGLGRELVSILVKESQQLGIPRILSLTYQVEFFQKCGFQIVQKETLPQKVWKDCVNCSKFLTCDEIAMLLTVPVTRPLPVKPDETTPIPLKVL, encoded by the coding sequence ATGCAATTCCGCAAAGCCGTAATGGCGGACACAGAGGCAATCTATGAACTGATCCAGTCCCACGCGGATCAAGGACTCCTGCTGCCACGGCCGCGTATTTCACTATACGAAAACCTGCAATCTTTAACAGTCGTGGAAGAGGAAGGGCGTATCGTTGGTGTTGGCGGATTGCATATTCTATGGCAAGACTTGTCTGAAATCCGTTCGCTGGCAATTGCGCACGACAAAAAAGGGATGGGCCTTGGCCGCGAGCTGGTCTCCATCCTGGTAAAAGAATCGCAGCAGTTAGGAATCCCGCGCATATTGTCGTTGACTTATCAGGTAGAATTCTTCCAAAAGTGCGGCTTCCAAATCGTACAAAAAGAAACCCTTCCGCAAAAAGTATGGAAGGATTGTGTAAACTGCAGCAAATTTTTAACCTGTGACGAAATCGCGATGCTTCTGACCGTGCCGGTTACTCGTCCGTTACCGGTCAAACCGGATGAAACAACTCCAATTCCTTTGAAAGTTCTATAA
- a CDS encoding zinc-dependent alcohol dehydrogenase family protein yields the protein MKIRAAVLHEMKLEAPYAISQPLKIEQLELDAPKYGEVLVQIKATGLCHSDLSVINGSRPRVMPMALGHEAAGIVVETGEGVTDLKPGDHVVCSFVPSCGHCLPCQEGRPALCEPGAQSNTAGTLLSGERRLHAGNQEIHHHLGVSGFAEYAVIARNSLVKVDPDVPFEQVALFGCAVMTGVGAVINTARVEAGSTVAVVGLGGVGLSALLGAVVAGARRIVAVDLNPNKLELAKQLGATDVFDSRDPETVQKIRAATNGGVDYAFETAGAVPAMQVAYQITRRGGTTVTTGLPDPSHQFSFPQVTLTAEERTIKGSYVGSCVPSRDIPRYIELFKQGRLPVDRILTGTVSLEELNEGFDRLHKGEASRIVMVL from the coding sequence ATGAAAATCAGAGCCGCCGTGCTGCACGAAATGAAACTGGAAGCTCCCTATGCAATCAGCCAACCGTTAAAAATTGAACAGTTGGAACTGGATGCTCCCAAGTATGGCGAGGTATTGGTGCAAATCAAAGCTACAGGTCTGTGCCATTCCGATCTTTCTGTTATCAACGGTTCGCGACCGCGGGTGATGCCCATGGCGCTTGGACATGAAGCAGCCGGGATTGTGGTAGAAACAGGCGAAGGGGTAACCGATCTGAAACCGGGTGATCATGTTGTCTGTTCATTCGTACCAAGCTGCGGGCACTGTCTGCCTTGTCAGGAAGGACGTCCGGCGCTGTGCGAACCAGGCGCGCAAAGCAATACGGCTGGCACGTTGTTAAGCGGAGAACGCAGACTTCACGCTGGAAATCAGGAGATTCATCACCATTTAGGCGTCTCCGGTTTTGCCGAATATGCGGTTATCGCGCGCAATTCACTGGTTAAAGTAGATCCTGATGTTCCGTTTGAACAGGTGGCGTTGTTTGGTTGCGCCGTGATGACGGGAGTCGGAGCCGTGATCAACACGGCTCGTGTAGAAGCGGGCAGCACGGTGGCAGTGGTCGGTTTAGGCGGTGTTGGTTTGAGCGCTTTGCTGGGAGCGGTTGTAGCAGGTGCCCGGCGAATTGTGGCGGTTGATCTGAACCCGAATAAACTGGAACTGGCGAAGCAGTTGGGTGCCACCGACGTGTTTGATTCGCGTGACCCGGAAACGGTGCAGAAAATTCGTGCGGCCACCAACGGTGGTGTCGATTATGCATTTGAAACAGCGGGTGCAGTTCCTGCGATGCAAGTTGCCTACCAGATTACTCGCCGGGGAGGGACCACTGTCACGACCGGATTGCCTGATCCCAGCCATCAGTTTTCGTTTCCGCAGGTGACGTTAACGGCAGAGGAACGAACAATTAAAGGATCGTATGTCGGCAGTTGTGTTCCTTCCCGGGATATTCCGCGCTACATCGAACTTTTTAAACAGGGACGTCTGCCGGTAGACCGGATTTTGACAGGAACCGTTTCTTTGGAAGAGCTTAACGAAGGATTTG